DNA from Nitrospira sp.:
ACGAGGCAGAAGCCCGCGCCTTCGCCTGGCGTGAAGCCCCAACTGTAATTCACGGAGTGAAGGCGTCCGCCGAAATCAATGGCCTCCAGCCGTTCCAGATCCAGCCATGAGTCCGCGCCGCCGACGAGGCAGAGGAAAGCTTCGCCTCGACGCAACTGGAGGCACGCGTTTTCGAGGGCGAGTAGTCCGCCCGCATGGCCGTCCAGGACCATCTCGATGGGAGGATCTGTGGGACTAAACCCTGTCCCAATGGCGAAGCGGTCGAGAATGTTCTGTCGCCGGGTCGAGTCGGGAATGTTTTCCACCGAAAGGGCGAGATGGACAGATATCTGACGACGCAGGGCATGGAATTGGGCTGCGAGTGGATGCAGAGCTTCCTGCGCGGCATCCACGGCGAGGGTGACGATACGATCGGCGAGCGGGAGGGTCTCATCCAGCCACTCGGCACGGGCTACGACCATCGGTTCGCCATGCTTGTCGATCATAAACGGGTGTTCGGCGTAGGCGGAGATGCCGCAACGCACGGCAGCGGCGGCGGCCAGCACCGAACGGCCCACGGGTGTCTGCGCGCCGGCGCCGACGATGTAAAAGGCCTCATCTGAAAGTGTCGGTGCGTTCATCGGACTAGACGGCAAGTTCGGCCTCCGATTCCTCTTGCGCTCCGAGCGGCAAGCGTTTCTTCTCGATGACGACAGTTTCCTTGAGCGTGTAGAGAGTGTGGTGGCAAGGCAAAGCGGTCTGCCAAACCATAATGAGGCGGCGTTCCTCTGGTTCGATGATGACGGTGTGGAGTTGACCGCGATGGTGCGTAGTGCCGCCGTCGATGCTGGTGCTAAAGCCGAGACTGACCCTGGGCAGTCGGAAGCGCAGGGTTCCTTCCGCGCTGAGGTTGACGAGTACGACTTCCTCGCCGCCTTGAAGGAAGCCGTTGACCTGCTGGTCAACCGGGGCGCAACGGAAATAGGCGTCTTGAAAATCTCTCGGGACAAGGGGCTGGCGCTCCTTTTGCCAGGCATCATCGTAGGTACCGGCAAGTTTGGCGCGCGACTGCCAGTCGCACGGGATGGGGCCAAAGCCGGCGGGGCTGAGCTTGGCCTTGGGATTACGGACGGGTTCGCCGACATACTCGCAGTTGGGGACTGGTTGGCCAGAGACCGGGGCGCGACCGACTCCCACGGGATTCTCTGGGTCACGGTGAGCATTCTCCTCCGCGGCCAAGAGACCACCCAGTGCGCGTTCGTAGCAGATGGGCATTTTGACGAACGGGCACGGCCGGCTGGTGGAAAAGCCAAATAAGCCTTTCTTCCAAGTGCGATCACCTACGATGTGCAGACGCTTCATCACTGGTCCCACCTGCCAGCCCACATCTGCGAACGGTGCAGGTTGCCCGCCTGGGGCGTGAGCATGAGCGTGAACAATCACGTCCGTGCCGGGCTTGGTGCGGACCAGATCCATGTCGTAACGCAGGCTGCTCCGGCCAGGCTCGCCGAAAAACTTCGGCGCAAGGCAAACGTCTTCCTGCTCTTCAGCTACCACGACCTGCTCGTCGCCTTTTATGAAAAAGGTCGCGCGTACCGCAACAATCCAAATCTCCGCGCCTTCGGCGTCACGCACGAACGCGCGATCGGCCTTGAAACGGGTTTGGTTATTGATAGCCCACATGGGTCACGTCAGTTGATTTGGACATTGCCGCCGCGAATCCGATTTGTGCCGGATGCGCGATTGAGCACTTCGGTTCCACGGATGCGCACGCTCCCATCGGCGAGGAGTTGGATGCTCGCCTTGCCGCAGCGAATGACGATCTCCTTGTGAGCCGTCAGTGTGAGGGTCTCACCATCGATTTGCACGTTATCCGGCGTCCCATTCCTCGACAGAATTTGATTCAGCAAAGCGGCGCCGTCCGTATCGAGTCGCTGGAGGAAACCCATGACGATCGGCTTTTCAGGGTCTCCCTCTTCGAACATGAGCACCACGTTGCGCATGGCATCACACGGTTCAATCTTGACGATCGAGCGAGCCATCAACATCCGATCAGTCGGATTGGACGGATAGTCCACGAACGGCAGGCCTGAGCCCTCCGTCTTTGCAATCACACCGATCACCACGCCGTTGATAAGCCGAGCTGACTCATTGTGTTCCAATAGCTCCACCGACGTTTCGCCTTGCCGTTCCATGTCAGTTCTCCACGATTTTCTGCGCTTTCATGGTGATGGTGCCGCTGCCTTTGATGTTAATGTTGTTGCCGTTGATCGTGATGTCGCCGTTACTTTTCATCGTAATGGATGCGCTGCCGGTCTTGATCGTGATCTGATCGCCGGCGTTGAGTGTCATGTTCTTTCCGGCCGAGATCGTGACATTGTTACCCGCTGTGATGCCCACATCCTTGCTGGCTTTCTCCGTGATGCTGCCACCCGCGTCTACTGACTTGTTGGCGCCCACCTTCTCACTGCTCAACGCTCCCACCACCACCATCTTCGCTCCACCGATCTCTTCTGCCTTGGCGCCCGCCACCGTCTCGTTCATGGCCGCCCCGACGCTGATTTGATAGGCCGCGCCGATGCTGAGCGCCTTGGCCAAGGTGATGGTTTCCGCCGATGCCATTTGGACGGTCTCGGTTTCGTTTCCTGCCACCGTCAGCACCATGTTGCCGCCGATGGTCTCCGCATGGTTCGCGCCCACTGTGATCGTTTTGTTCGCGCCGACCGTCTCACTCTGATCGACCCCCACCGTCTTGGTCCGACTGTTGGTCACGGAGAGTGTTTCGTCATGGCCGACCGTCTGGTTCTTGTCGTTCTCGATCGCAATCGTCCAATCCTTCTGGGCGTGGAGATAAATCTCTTCGCTCCCCTTCCCGTCTTCGAAGCGGATCTCGTTGAACCCGCCGCCGGTGGAACTGTTGGACTTGATCGTGCTCTTGGTCTTCTCGGAGGGCAGCGGATAGGGCGGCATGTTGTCGGCGTTGTACACCCGTCCTGTAATGATCGGCTGGTCGGGATCTCCTTCCAGAAACTCCACCAGGACTTCTTGCCCGATCCGCGGGATGAACATGGCGCCCCAGCTCGCGCCGGCCCAGACCTGTGCGACCCGCACCCAGCAGGAACTCTTCTCGTCGTGGGCGCCTTCGCGGTCCCAATGGAACTGGACCTTCACGCGTCCGTGCTTGTCCGTGTAGATTTCCTCACCCGAGGGACCGACGACGATCGCGGTCTGCGGGCCTTCGAGCCTCGGCCTCAGCGTTCTACAGGCGGGACGGAATGGCACGTCGGCGGGGATGCACTGAAACTCATTGTGGTAGGGCGGCTCGTTCGCCACATTGGCCGCCGCCTCGGCTCCGAGCACCTGCGGCTGGTTCCCCTTGTGCGTCACTTTCAGAGTCAGGTATTCGCGATTCAAATCGGACCTGTGATATTGCGCCAATGTGAAGCGATACCCCGGGATGACCCGGCAACAATCGCTCCGACCCGACCCCACCTGTCTGATCGACTGGGCTTCTTCCAGCCGTACCTTCGCCAATGGGGTTCGCTCGCTGCTGTCCCGGCATTCACCGAGGTAGTCGTAGGCTTCCAATTTGCCGTCGGTTTTGGCCTGTGCGTCTCCCGTGATGTTCAGGCGCGGTTTTTCGAAATCGAAATCCTTAAGCTTCACCGCCCCGCATCGGATCTGCCGATGGTAGCGGAAGTCCGAGATATGCTCCTCACCTGGGACGCCGGCGGTCGCCGGGGCGTGATACACAATGGATGAGGCGCCTGATGGCATCGCGTAGGCCGACGGGTCGTCGCCCATGACCAGAACATGATTCGTCTCACTGTGCTCGAAGTAGTACCAGATCCCGTACTGTTCCATGAGCCGGCTGATGAATTGCAAATCTGATTCGCCGTACTGGACGCAGTAGGTCCGTGCCTTGTAACGGCCCATGTTCAGCGCGAACCGGAATTGATTGGCGGTCTGGCCCGCATCGAGGAGGACCTGTTTGATGATGTCCGGGATCGTCTTCTCCTGGAATATGCGGCAGTTGGCTCGAAGCCCGAGTTTCCAGATCGCCGGCACCACCTCGGCTCGATAGAGAGCCCATTTGCCCTCTTTCCCCGTTTGTTCGAAGAGGCTGACCAGTCCGTGAACAAAGCGCGTCCCCTTGGTCCCTCGGGCGGTGAGCAGCGCCGGCTGGCCGACGATCTGATCGAAATCGATCTTCTGGTCCGACGAGGCCAAGTCCAGGCTGAAGCGAAAGATTTCGGAGAGGCCTTCGCTGCCTTCGAACCGAACGATTCTGAACTTCTCCGCCGGGTAGGCGCCGGCCTTGAAGACATGCGGCGCTTCCGTCTGCGTATCGACGATCGGCATGGTGCTTACCCTTGCGCCATCGCGACTGCCTGGCGCTCCGAGAACACGAGATTGAAATCGCCGTTCGGAGTCAGCGTTAAACTCAACCGGTCCGGCAGACGTCCCTCGCCCATGCGTGAGAGAATCTCCGTCGAGATCCGCGGAAGGAGGGATCCCTGCATGATATGGTCAATGTTGCGCGCGCCGGTTTCGACTTCGATGCAGCGCTGCACGATCTGCTCGACCACGGCCGGCTCGTAGTCAAAGCTCATCCGGTGGCTCTCCATGAGCCGCTGCACCAGACGGCTCAGCTTCAGCTCGACAATCATCTTCATGGCACCGGCATCGATGGGATAGAAGGGCACGATGGTCATGCGCGCCAGGAGCGCCGGCTTGAAATGCCGGCTCAGCAGCGGCCTGATGGCCCCGGTTACCTCTTCCGGTGTCGGCCTCCTCGCACCTCCACAGAGTTGGAGGATCATGTCCGATCCCAGATTGCTCGTCATGAAGATCACGGTGTTCTTGAAATCGATGACGCGACCCTCGCCGTCCGCCAACATGCCCTTGTCGAACACCTGATAGAAGATGTTCATCACTTCCGATTCGGCCTTTTCGACCTCGTCCAGGAGCACGACAGAATAGGGCCGTTGCCGAATCGCCTCGGTCAGCACGCCGCCTTCGCCATAGCCGACATAGCCGGGCGGCGAGCCGATCAATCGGGAGACCGTGTGCTTTTCCTGGAACTCCGACATGTTCAATGTAACGACGAAGCGCTCGCCGCCGAAGAGGGCTTCTGCCACAGCCAGTCCTGTTTCCGTTTTTCCCACGCCGCTCGGCCCGACGAACAGAAAGACGCCGATCGGGGTGGCCGGGTTCCCGATGCCCGCTTTCGAGGCCCTGATTCCCCTCGCGATGGCCTCGATCGCATGGTCCTGGCCTTTGATTCTGGTCTTCAGGCGCTCGTCCAATTGTAAAATGGTCTGGGCCTCGTCCCTGACCATGCGGCCCACGGGAATGCCGGTCCAGTCGGACACCACCTCCGCCACGACATCCGTATCCACTTCTATTCTAATGAGCGGATCTTTGCCCTGAACCTTGCGCAGGTCCGCCCTGGTTCGGTCCCACTCGGCACGATAATGGTCCACGTCGCGCCCTCCTTCTTCCAGCATTTTCGCCCGCATGGCCAGGACCGATTCAGCCAGCACCTTCTCCTCGTGCCAGCGTGCCTCCAATTGCTCCACCTCCTGCTTGCGCCGGGCAATCGTCTCGTCGAGTGAACTGATCCGTTCGGGCTCCACCGGAACACCGCTGAGCAGATCCCGTTGATAGGCTCCCCGTTCCCGTTCGAGCGCCTGGATGATCCGTTCGATGTCCTCCAGACGAGCGGGTTTGCTCGTGAGGCTGATTTTGATGCGCGCCGCAGCCGTGTCCAGCAGATCGACCGCCTTATCCGGGAGTTGGCGCCCTGAGATGTACCGGCTGGACATGCGTGCGGCCGCGACGACGCCTTCGTCCAGCACTTGGACCTGATGGGCCTCTTCGTACTTGCTCCGCAAGCCGCGCAACACCAGGATGGCATCCGCTTCGGACGGCTCATCCAGCTTCACGAGCTGGAACCGCCGCGCCAGCGCTGCATCCTTTTCGAAGTACCTTTTATATTCAGACCAGGTCGTGGCGGCGATCGTGCGCAACTCGCCGCGCGCCAGGGCCGGCTTGAGGAGATTGGCGGCATCGCCCATGCCCGCCATGCTGCCGGAGCCAACCAGCATGTGGGCTTCATCGATGAACACAATGATCGGTTTCGCTGAAGCCTTCACCTCGTCGATGACCGACTTCAGTCGATGTTCAAACTCGCCCCTCACACCGGCGCCGGCCTGGAGCAGACCCAGGTCGAGCGCCAGCATGTCCATATTCCGTAGAAGATCCGGCACGTCCCCTTCGACGATCCGTAGGGCCAAGCCTTCGACGACCGCCGTCTTCCCGACTCCTGCCTCGCCGACCACGATCGGATTGTTCTTCCGCCGGCGCGCCAGGATATCGATCATCTGCCTGATTTCCCGATCCCGTCCGAAGACCGGATCGATGCAGTTGGCGCGCGCCCGCGCTGTGAAGTCTACGGTGAAGCGCCCCAGTGCCGTTTCCGCTCCCCGACCGGCGGCTTCTCCTCGCGCCGCAGCCTTGGCTGCTTCTCCTTCCGAAGACTTGGCCGTCATGTCGAAGAACTTGTGCTTCAGTTCTTCGGCTCGGACCTGTTGCAACAGGTCTTCCCCAAACCCGTAGGCGAATCGACCGAGATCCTGCACCATCGCGAGAAGGAGCGCTCCGGACCGGATCTCGGATAAATTCAAATCGATCGAGGCGATCAGCCAGGTGTTCTGAAACCACTCGATGAGGCGCGGCGAGAAGACAGGCTTGGCGGTGTTTCCGGACTTGAATTCTTCCAGGGCGCGTTGCAGGACCTTCTGCAGGTGGGCCGGCTCAATCCCGAAATGGGTGAGGATGACCTGGATGTCGGCGGTTGAGTCATCCAGCAATTTGAGCAGCATATGCTCGACGGCGACCTCATAATGTGTGCGGGACAGACAGAGACCAGCCGCGGATTCGAGCGATTGGCTGCAGAATCGATTCAAGCGACGGATCAATGACCGTCTATCCACTCCATCCATAGCGCCCTCTTTCTCAACCTGCACATGCTCAGCGCGATGTGACCTGCGCCTCGGTCGAACCGAATTGAAAAACAACGCGGCGTGGACTTCCATCGCCTGTTTCGGCAGAGAGCCAGCTGGTCTGCCCGAGGCGAACGGGAGCCCCGTCTTCCTTCGACGTGAGCCGCAGGACAGACACATCGTCTCCGCGTAAGACCAGTTCCATGTCCACGTCAAATCGGTCCTGCACAAACCACTGCACCAGCGCCGACACAATGTGCATCCCGGAACTGCCTGGAAGCAGCTTGACGAATGTGTCGTGACTCATCGGTCCCATGGAGATACGGAAGCTGGACTGCCGACTCAACACCTTTTGACCAAGGGTACAGTTCTCTCCCAACGCACAGTTTTTCAGGCCGACCGCCGGCTGTTGCTCTCGCGGTATCGGAACCCATCGACCGGTGCACTGTTCGATATGGACTTCGATGTCGTCGAAGAAGTCGCTCAACAATCCTTCCAAGGCGGAGGCCGACCGCGGTCGCTGGTTCAAGAGCCCCGCATAACGCAGGAGCCGGCTCCTCGGCAGTCCGGTCCTTCGCGTCACCTCCTCGGTGCCCAGGCCGAGGAAGGCAAACATCCGTTCAGAAAACCGATCTTTGCCGGAAGGGTCGAATTGCATGTGGTACCGGTATTTGACCCAAGAGCGGTACAGGAGCGAGAGCAACCGGTGATGAAACAGGTCCAGGAACGCGCGGACCGGTTCATCCCCATTTTCGCGAGCCATCAGGTCTTCGGTGTAAAAAGGGGGCAGCGGCGAGGTCGTCCCATAGAGACCTAGAAAGGTCGTCGTCAACCGGAACCGAGGCGGATCCTTCCGCGTTTGCTCCAAGCCGGCCACATCGGAGACCGGAAACGCGAACGAGAGATCCGGCCGGAACCGAACCAGCTCCCGATCAGCCGGCCCTTCAGCTCCAACCGAGGCTTCCGGTCGGTAGAGACGCTCCAACAGGGAAACGAGCTGATAGAAGGAATAGTCCTGTGCCCTTGCGAGCAGATTCGCAATCACAGGAGGACTTGTTGTCCGATCCTGACCGGCCATGAAAAGAATTCCCCTTGTTCGATCAGTTTGACGTGGAGCTCCGTGAAGGAATTCAGGGACGCATACAGAGCGAAAAACTCATTGAGGAGGCCGCCGAATAAAAACACATCGCCTTCGCCGGCAAAGTGCCCCCCTTTCAGCGAGAGCGTGATTTCCGTCCCACGAACCGAAGCCCCCCGGAACAGATAATCCTTCCCACAGCTCTGTATATCCACGATCCCGTCCAACAATCTGATGTGGGCCCGTCTCGCCTGATCATCCTGGCGCGCGGCGAAATTGTAGAGATCGAGCAGTCCCCGCAGGGTCTCCACGCGAGTCAGCGAGAGATAGTTCAATGAAAGGTGCGAGAGCAGCCGCCAATGAATATCGCCGCCCAGCGGCACAGGGCCGCGTGCCGAGACCTGGACCACATTGCGGAACTGCGCAAACCCGGGCGAGCTATCGGTCGGTACGTGAATATCTCCCACATGGAGCTTGCCGGGCAGATCCCGATTCGTGCAGGTCACATCGAACGTCACGATCTCCGTCAGGACATCCAGTCCTCGGACCGGCACCTCATCTGCGTTGACGAACGAGACATAGGTTTCGCACGCTCCATCGTTCGTCATCGATTGTCGCAGATGTGTCTGGTAATAAATCGTCGATGGCCCTGTCCCGATGCTCTGGTGAAACGAATAGAAGGGTTCGTACCGCAACTCTTCCCCGGTCCCACGCAAGTGTCCGACCGCACGATCCACCGAAAACAGTTCATAGTGCGCAGCCGGAGCCGCCGATGGACGAAGCAGATATTCAGTCCGTTCATGGCTGACTTCGATCGGCTGGGAGTCCAGCCTGAATAGATTCACGATGGGAGAGCAGAACAACCGGACATGGTCTTTGGTCAGCCGCAACGACGCCGGCGGAGCCTTCGTGAGGGTGATGAGCATTTCAAATGTCGTCGCGGTCCCTCGTCTGGCCAGCGGCCGAAGGTCCGACAGATCGACGGCCAGAAACTTCTGGGGGAACGCAAAATACTCCTGTAGCAACCGGTACCCGTCGAACGACGTCTTGGGATATGGCAACAGCGCCTCATCCTTCGCAAAACCGAACGGTTGGATCTTGCAGTCAGGCAATGCAACTTCCTCAACGGGGCGCCCTTGCCCGCCGAGACGCAGCTTGATCGTGCCGGCGTGGTGGCACAACCAGTAATACAGCGTGTACGCCGGTTCACCGACCAAATGGAGCCGTAACCGCTCGATTCCCGCTTGTCCCAACGTCGCACCCGGTAGCATCGTGAAGTGAAGCCGCAGTGCCGAATGCCCTCCACTGGCGGTTTGGAGCGAGACCTGTTCCAGCTGGAGCGGATAGATGTCCACATCAGCGGTCGTTCGAAAGCGGCAGCGCGTCCCGTCGATGTCCCGCGACTCGACGACCGTCTCCATCGCGGGGATTCGCTTCCATTCGGTCACGGCCCCGGGGATCGGCGTGAATTCGAGAAGACTCATGGCGGGAATCGGCCGAAGATAATGAGGCCACAGCAAATTCATGACCCCATGAATCAACTCGGGAAACTCATCGTCCAGCTTCTGTCTGATGCGGCCGGTGAGAAAGGCGACGCCTTCGAGTAATCGCTCGACATCCGGATCGTTTCCGACCTCCGTCAGGAAGTGCGCCTCTTTGGGATGCGCTTCCGCAAACTCCCGGCCCAACTGCCGCAAGAAATCCAACTCATCTCGATAGTACCGATTAAACGCCACGTCCTATTCTCCCGCCTCTACAGGGTCCCGCCATGCGCCGGCGGCTCACTCATTCTTCGACAACCACCAGCCCTGAAGGGCTGATCTCGGTTTGAAATTCCACATGCGGTTGTCGTTCTGAGACGAGTGTCCCCGCAATCTCAAATCGAAGCACCGACTGTCCTGGTTCGGGAGGCACATGGGTTACGGATACATCACGCAGTCGGGGTTCGAATTGCGCGATGGACCTCAAAATGGCGGCTTGCACCTCTTCCACGGCGGCCGGCTGCTCTTGCACGAACTCCGTGAGGTCCGGCATCCCATAGGTGGGTTGTACCAAGACTTGATCCGGTCTGGTGTTGAGCATTTTGCGGAGATGCCGGAGCACCGACTCGGCAAGCAGATGCGGGTTGTCCCTGAGCGATTTGGGCCTCGCAAGTCGCTCATCGCCCAGCCGTTCCAACAACCGACATTCTCGCCCCATGTCCGCCTCCGCCCCCCTTACTTCGGTGCTTTCCAATCATCCTGCGCTTCTTTCTTGTCCACCTCATGCCTCCAGATCGCTTTCCGATAGGTAAAGGAGACATCCTCCATGTGACCGAACTCCCCCGACGATTTTTGGAGGCAATTCGGCATCCATGGATGCATGGACACGATGATGGCATCCTCCAATTTTGTCGTGAAGTAGTGCTCTTCGGTCCCGTCTGCGGCAATCCGGTACCATTTGATCTCAACGGATTTCAGGTGCTCTCCGGTGCAGAGCGCCATGTACAGGAGCGGCGACGCCTTGTCCACCACCTTCACGATCTTCAGCGGCCCATGCACCCGTTTGCCTGAGGCCAGGCCCGTCTGTGGATCAGACGGAATACGCACTTCGTGTTCGAACGCCTGGACCATCATCGTCCCTTCACGCCCTTTGAGGTCGCAAGAGCCCTCAATCTTGCCCTGTTTTTCCCCCTCAGCTGTCAAATAGGCTGGAATTGGCATGGTGTTCTCCTCCTTTACTTTTTCTTGTCCAGCTTCCCGACCAGGGACAGCGTGAAGAACGCCCCCATATACTTGATATGCGGCACCACCTTCAGATCCACCCTGTACCATCCAGGGTTGCCTTCCACATCGCTCACCGTCACTTGGGCGTCCCGCAGGGGGCGTCGCCTGCTCACTTCATCGGTCACGACATCCATTGCGGAGACGTACTGGCTGATCCATGTATTGAGTTCGCGCTCCAAATCCGCGCGGTCTTTTGTCCCGCCCAGTTTTTCCGTCTGCAGCACCTTGATGTAATGGGCCAAGCGATTGATGATGAACAGATAGGGCAGTTGCGTGCCAAGACGATAGTTGGCCTCCGCCACCTTGCCCTCGGCGCTCTGTCCAAATGTTTTCGGACGCTGAGAGGAATTGGCCGAGAAGAAACAGGCGTTATCCGAACCTTTCCTCATGGTCAACGCAATAAACCCGGCATCCGCCAACTCCTTTTCCCGTTCACCGGAAATAAGAATCTCGGTGGGGATCTTCGTCTCGACGCCCCCCATTGCCTCAAAGACATGGACTGGTAGATCGTCTACCGTCCCGCCGCTGCTCGGGCCGATGATGTCCGTGTACCAACGCGACCTGGCAAAGCTCTCGGTCAAGCGCGTGGCGAAGGCAAAGGCCATATTGCCCCAGAGATAGCTTTCGTGGCCGTTACTCAAAGATTCGTTGTAATTGAACATCTTTGCCGGATTCGTCTCCTGGCCGTAGGGCAACCGCAGAAGGAACCGCGGCACACAGAGCCCGACGGATCGGGAATCCTCCGAATCGCGGAATGCATTCCACTTGGTGTACTGGGGGCCTTCGAAGTGCGTCTTCAGGTCCCTGAGATTCGGCAACCGCAAATAACTTTCCATCCCGAAAAACTTCGGCCCGGCCGCCGCCACAAACGGCGCATGGGCCATCGTGGCCACGCTGGAGACATACTGCAGGAGTTTGACATCTTGGGGACCGGGGCCGAACTCATAGTTCGCGATCAGGGCTCCGATGGGATTCCCCCCGAACTGCCCGAACTCCGCCGTGTACATGTGCTTGTACAGGGCCGACTTGGTAATGTCCGGGGCCTCCACGAAATCGGTCAGTAGTTCTTCTTTCGACACGTTCAACATCTCGAATTGAATATTCTCCCGGAAATTGGTCCGGTCCACCGCCAACTTCAGCCCGCGCCATGCAGATTC
Protein-coding regions in this window:
- the tssG gene encoding type VI secretion system baseplate subunit TssG, with protein sequence MAGQDRTTSPPVIANLLARAQDYSFYQLVSLLERLYRPEASVGAEGPADRELVRFRPDLSFAFPVSDVAGLEQTRKDPPRFRLTTTFLGLYGTTSPLPPFYTEDLMARENGDEPVRAFLDLFHHRLLSLLYRSWVKYRYHMQFDPSGKDRFSERMFAFLGLGTEEVTRRTGLPRSRLLRYAGLLNQRPRSASALEGLLSDFFDDIEVHIEQCTGRWVPIPREQQPAVGLKNCALGENCTLGQKVLSRQSSFRISMGPMSHDTFVKLLPGSSGMHIVSALVQWFVQDRFDVDMELVLRGDDVSVLRLTSKEDGAPVRLGQTSWLSAETGDGSPRRVVFQFGSTEAQVTSR
- a CDS encoding DUF2169 domain-containing protein, which encodes MWAINNQTRFKADRAFVRDAEGAEIWIVAVRATFFIKGDEQVVVAEEQEDVCLAPKFFGEPGRSSLRYDMDLVRTKPGTDVIVHAHAHAPGGQPAPFADVGWQVGPVMKRLHIVGDRTWKKGLFGFSTSRPCPFVKMPICYERALGGLLAAEENAHRDPENPVGVGRAPVSGQPVPNCEYVGEPVRNPKAKLSPAGFGPIPCDWQSRAKLAGTYDDAWQKERQPLVPRDFQDAYFRCAPVDQQVNGFLQGGEEVVLVNLSAEGTLRFRLPRVSLGFSTSIDGGTTHHRGQLHTVIIEPEERRLIMVWQTALPCHHTLYTLKETVVIEKKRLPLGAQEESEAELAV
- a CDS encoding DUF6484 domain-containing protein, with the translated sequence MERQGETSVELLEHNESARLINGVVIGVIAKTEGSGLPFVDYPSNPTDRMLMARSIVKIEPCDAMRNVVLMFEEGDPEKPIVMGFLQRLDTDGAALLNQILSRNGTPDNVQIDGETLTLTAHKEIVIRCGKASIQLLADGSVRIRGTEVLNRASGTNRIRGGNVQIN
- the tssF gene encoding type VI secretion system baseplate subunit TssF gives rise to the protein MAFNRYYRDELDFLRQLGREFAEAHPKEAHFLTEVGNDPDVERLLEGVAFLTGRIRQKLDDEFPELIHGVMNLLWPHYLRPIPAMSLLEFTPIPGAVTEWKRIPAMETVVESRDIDGTRCRFRTTADVDIYPLQLEQVSLQTASGGHSALRLHFTMLPGATLGQAGIERLRLHLVGEPAYTLYYWLCHHAGTIKLRLGGQGRPVEEVALPDCKIQPFGFAKDEALLPYPKTSFDGYRLLQEYFAFPQKFLAVDLSDLRPLARRGTATTFEMLITLTKAPPASLRLTKDHVRLFCSPIVNLFRLDSQPIEVSHERTEYLLRPSAAPAAHYELFSVDRAVGHLRGTGEELRYEPFYSFHQSIGTGPSTIYYQTHLRQSMTNDGACETYVSFVNADEVPVRGLDVLTEIVTFDVTCTNRDLPGKLHVGDIHVPTDSSPGFAQFRNVVQVSARGPVPLGGDIHWRLLSHLSLNYLSLTRVETLRGLLDLYNFAARQDDQARRAHIRLLDGIVDIQSCGKDYLFRGASVRGTEITLSLKGGHFAGEGDVFLFGGLLNEFFALYASLNSFTELHVKLIEQGEFFSWPVRIGQQVLL
- the tssI gene encoding type VI secretion system tip protein TssI/VgrG, which encodes MPIVDTQTEAPHVFKAGAYPAEKFRIVRFEGSEGLSEIFRFSLDLASSDQKIDFDQIVGQPALLTARGTKGTRFVHGLVSLFEQTGKEGKWALYRAEVVPAIWKLGLRANCRIFQEKTIPDIIKQVLLDAGQTANQFRFALNMGRYKARTYCVQYGESDLQFISRLMEQYGIWYYFEHSETNHVLVMGDDPSAYAMPSGASSIVYHAPATAGVPGEEHISDFRYHRQIRCGAVKLKDFDFEKPRLNITGDAQAKTDGKLEAYDYLGECRDSSERTPLAKVRLEEAQSIRQVGSGRSDCCRVIPGYRFTLAQYHRSDLNREYLTLKVTHKGNQPQVLGAEAAANVANEPPYHNEFQCIPADVPFRPACRTLRPRLEGPQTAIVVGPSGEEIYTDKHGRVKVQFHWDREGAHDEKSSCWVRVAQVWAGASWGAMFIPRIGQEVLVEFLEGDPDQPIITGRVYNADNMPPYPLPSEKTKSTIKSNSSTGGGFNEIRFEDGKGSEEIYLHAQKDWTIAIENDKNQTVGHDETLSVTNSRTKTVGVDQSETVGANKTITVGANHAETIGGNMVLTVAGNETETVQMASAETITLAKALSIGAAYQISVGAAMNETVAGAKAEEIGGAKMVVVGALSSEKVGANKSVDAGGSITEKASKDVGITAGNNVTISAGKNMTLNAGDQITIKTGSASITMKSNGDITINGNNINIKGSGTITMKAQKIVEN
- the tssH gene encoding type VI secretion system ATPase TssH, with product MDGVDRRSLIRRLNRFCSQSLESAAGLCLSRTHYEVAVEHMLLKLLDDSTADIQVILTHFGIEPAHLQKVLQRALEEFKSGNTAKPVFSPRLIEWFQNTWLIASIDLNLSEIRSGALLLAMVQDLGRFAYGFGEDLLQQVRAEELKHKFFDMTAKSSEGEAAKAAARGEAAGRGAETALGRFTVDFTARARANCIDPVFGRDREIRQMIDILARRRKNNPIVVGEAGVGKTAVVEGLALRIVEGDVPDLLRNMDMLALDLGLLQAGAGVRGEFEHRLKSVIDEVKASAKPIIVFIDEAHMLVGSGSMAGMGDAANLLKPALARGELRTIAATTWSEYKRYFEKDAALARRFQLVKLDEPSEADAILVLRGLRSKYEEAHQVQVLDEGVVAAARMSSRYISGRQLPDKAVDLLDTAAARIKISLTSKPARLEDIERIIQALERERGAYQRDLLSGVPVEPERISSLDETIARRKQEVEQLEARWHEEKVLAESVLAMRAKMLEEGGRDVDHYRAEWDRTRADLRKVQGKDPLIRIEVDTDVVAEVVSDWTGIPVGRMVRDEAQTILQLDERLKTRIKGQDHAIEAIARGIRASKAGIGNPATPIGVFLFVGPSGVGKTETGLAVAEALFGGERFVVTLNMSEFQEKHTVSRLIGSPPGYVGYGEGGVLTEAIRQRPYSVVLLDEVEKAESEVMNIFYQVFDKGMLADGEGRVIDFKNTVIFMTSNLGSDMILQLCGGARRPTPEEVTGAIRPLLSRHFKPALLARMTIVPFYPIDAGAMKMIVELKLSRLVQRLMESHRMSFDYEPAVVEQIVQRCIEVETGARNIDHIMQGSLLPRISTEILSRMGEGRLPDRLSLTLTPNGDFNLVFSERQAVAMAQG
- a CDS encoding beta-ketoacyl synthase N-terminal-like domain-containing protein, with the translated sequence MPSSPMNAPTLSDEAFYIVGAGAQTPVGRSVLAAAAAVRCGISAYAEHPFMIDKHGEPMVVARAEWLDETLPLADRIVTLAVDAAQEALHPLAAQFHALRRQISVHLALSVENIPDSTRRQNILDRFAIGTGFSPTDPPIEMVLDGHAGGLLALENACLQLRRGEAFLCLVGGADSWLDLERLEAIDFGGRLHSVNYSWGFTPGEGAGFCLVTTGATARRLGLPPLAELLAVATAQELKLMGTQTVCIGEGLTAAFRGVLNSRYPVAHSYCDFNGETYRADEYGFTICRTREYFDDPGSFTAPAECWGDVGAASGPLALALPLAAWNRRYAKGSVTLSWSSSARTPLRGAALLRQYVASEE